In Acinonyx jubatus isolate Ajub_Pintada_27869175 chromosome A3, VMU_Ajub_asm_v1.0, whole genome shotgun sequence, a genomic segment contains:
- the LOC106978960 gene encoding cytochrome P450 1B1 translates to MATGLGPDAPLQPSALSTQQTTLLLLLSVLAAVHVGQWLLRQRRRQPGSAPPGPFAWPLIGNAAAMGPAPHLSFARLARRYGDVFQIRLGNCPVVVLNGERAIRQALVQQGAAFADRPRFASFRVVSGGRSLAFGQYSQSWKTQRRAAQSTMRAFCTRQPRSRRVLEGHVLGEARELVELLVRGSAGGAYVDPRPLTVVAVANVMSAVCFGCRYSHDDAEFRELLSHNDKFGRTVGAGSLVDVLPWLQRFPNPVRTAFREFEQLNHNFSNFVLNKFLKHRESLQHGAAPRDMMDAFILSAGTAEAAEGSDDGGARLDVEYVPATVTDIFGASQDTLSTALQWLLILFTRHPEVQARVQAELDQVVGRDRLPCLQDQPNLPYVMAFLYEAMRFSSFVPVTIPHATATSASVLGYHIPKDTVVFVNQWSVNHDPEKWPNPEDFDPARFLDKDGLIDKDLASSVMIFSVGKRRCIGEELSKMQLFLFISILAHACNFKANPDEPPKMDFDYGLTIKPKSFKINVTLRESMELLDSAVQKLQAEEDCQCEARSKLEC, encoded by the exons aTGGCCACCGGCCTCGGTCCCGACGCTCCCCTGCAGCCGAGCGCGCTGTCCACCCAGCAGACCACGCTCCTGCTGCTTCTGTCGGTGCTGGCCGCGGTGCACGTGGGCCAGTGGCTGCTgaggcagcggcggcggcagccgGGGTCCGCGCCGCCCGGCCCCTTCGCCTGGCCGCTGATCGGAAACGCGGCGGCGATGGGCCCGGCGCCGCACCTCTCGTTCGCGCGCCTCGCGCGGCGCTACGGCGACGTCTTCCAGATCCGCCTGGGCAACTGCCCGGTGGTGGTGCTGAACGGCGAGCGCGCCATCCGCCAGGCGCTGGTGCAGCAGGGCGCCGCCTTCGCCGACCGGCCGCGCTTCGCCTCCTTTCGAGTGGTGTCGGGCGGCCGCAGCCTGGCTTTCGGCCAGTACTCCCAGAGCTGGAAGACGCAGCGGCGCGCGGCGCAGAGCACCATGCGAGCCTTCTGCACGCGCCAGCCGCGCAGCCGGCGCGTCCTCGAGGGCCACGTGCTGGGCGAGGCGCGCGAGCTGGTGGAGCTGCTGGTGCGCGGCAGCGCGGGCGGCGCCTACGTCGACCCGCGGCCGCTGACCGTGGTGGCGGTGGCCAACGTCATGAGCGCCGTGTGCTTCGGCTGCCGCTACAGCCACGACGACGCGGAGTTCCGCGAGCTGCTCAGCCACAACGACAAATTTGGGCGCACGGTGGGCGCGGGCAGCTTGGTGGACGTGCTGCCCTGGCTGCAGCGCTTCCCCAACCCCGTGCGCACCGCCTTCCGCGAGTTCGAGCAGCTCAACCACAACTTCAGCAACTTCGTCCTCAACAAGTTCCTGAAGCACCGAGAAAGCCTGCAGCACGGGGCCGCCCCCCGCGACATGATGGACGCCTTCATCCTCTCCGCGGGGACGGCGGAGGCGGCGGAGGGCTCGGACGACGGCGGCGCGCGGCTGGACGTGGAGTACGTGCCGGCCACTGTCACCGACATCTTCGGCGCCAGCCAGGACACGCTCTCCACCGCGCTGCAGTGGCTGCTCATCCTTTTCACCAG GCATCCTGAAGTGCAGGCTCGGGTCCAGGCAGAACTGGATCAAGTCGTGGGTAGAGACCGCCTACCCTGCCTGCAAGACCAGCCCAACCTGCCCTACGTCATGGCCTTTCTTTACGAAGCCATGCGCTTCTCCAGCTTTGTGCCCGTCACCATTCCTCATGCCACCGCCACCAGTGCCTCCGTCCTGGGCTACCACATTCCCAAGGACACAGTGGTTTTTGTTAACCAGTGGTCCGTGAATCATGACCCGGAGAAGTGGCCTAACCCAGAGGACTTTGACCCAGCCCGGTTCTTGGACAAGGACGGCCTCATCGACAAGGACCTGGCCAGCAGCGTGATGATTTTTTCAGTAGGCAAACGGCGGTGCATTGGGGAAGAGCTTTCCAAGATGcagctctttcttttcatttccatcctGGCTCACGCGTGCAATTTCAAGGCCAATCCAGACGAACCCCCGAAAATGGATTTTGATTACGGTCTGACCATTAAACCCAAGTCATTTAAAATCAACGTCACTCTCAGAGAGTCCATGGAGCTCCTCGATAGTGCTGTCCAAAAGTTACAAGCTGAGGAGGACTGCCAGTGTGAGGCCAGAAGCAAGCTGGAATGTTAG